A region of the Candidatus Nanopelagicales bacterium genome:
TCTTGCCTTCTTCGGTTGCTATTCAAGCTCTGCGGGTCTGGGTTCCGTTGGGCATCAAAAAACCCCCGTATCGGCAAGGACAGGGGGCGGCGCGCCGAGGGCCAACGGAGGCGGACGGCGCGCTAGCCAATAATGGCGACAAAGGTCACGCTGTCAGTGTGACACAGCGCCGCCCCTGCGCCAACCGAAGGTGCCCGGGATCGCGCAGCGACATCAAGCCGTCCGGTGCACCCAACCGTGCGGGTCTGCGGCGATGCCGAGCTGGATGTTAAGCAGGGCATCACGCAAGGCCATGGTCACCGGACCTGGCTCGCCAGCACCGATCTCCCACCCACCGGCAGCTGATTTCACTTCCCCGACCGGAGTGATCACCGCTGCGGTGCCGCACGCGAAGACTTCACTCAAGGCGCCGGAGGTTGCGTCGTTGCGCCAGTCCTCGGTGTTGATGCGCCGTTGCTCAACTGGGATGCCCAGGTCTGCGGCGAGCGTGATCAGCGAATCTCGGGTGATTCCCGGCAGCAACGCGCCGGACAGCGGCGGGGTGACCAACCGCGCATCCTCACCTGAACCGTAGACAAAGAAGAGATTCATTCCGCCCATCTCCTCCACCCAACGGTGCTCGGCCGCGTCGAGCCACACCACTTGATCGCACCCATTCTCGATCGCCTCCGCCTGGGCGACCAGCGAAGCCGCGTAGTTACCCGCGCACTTAGCCTCCCCGGTTCCGCCCGGCGCTGCCCGCACATAGTCCTCACATAGCCACACGCTGACGGGCTTGACGCCTTGCGGGAAGTAGGGGCCTGCTGGCGACGCAATGAGCAGGTAGCTATAGGAATCCGCCGGACGTACTCCCAAGCCGACCTCGGTGCTGAACATGAATGGGCGCAAATACAGCGATCGATCTTCCCCGCTGGGCACCCAGGCCCGGTCTTGCTCTAGCAAAATATCCAATGATCCGAGGAAATATTCGTCGGGCAACTCAGGCATCGCGAGCCTGCGTGCCGAGGCTCGGAACCGTTCCGCGTTCTTCTCTGGCCGGAAGGTCGCGATGGATCCGTCACCGTGCCGATAGGCCTTCAAACCCTCAAAGATCGATTGGCCGTAGTGCACAAAGTTCGTTGCCGGATCAATCGCGATCGGCGCATAGGGCACCAACTCGGGGTTGTGCCACCCCTTCTCTGAAGTCCAGATGACGCGCGCCATGTGATCAGTGAAGTATCGACCGAAACCAGGATCGGCAAGGATCGCGTCGCGAACATCGTCAGCCACCGGATGGCTGGCAAGCTCTAGGTCAAACAGATCGGCATCTTGGGACACGTGAACTCCTTGGGCTGGTGGAGACAGAGTAGGCGACCGAGACCGACTCGCGCCCGTGCCT
Encoded here:
- a CDS encoding branched-chain amino acid aminotransferase; this translates as MFDLELASHPVADDVRDAILADPGFGRYFTDHMARVIWTSEKGWHNPELVPYAPIAIDPATNFVHYGQSIFEGLKAYRHGDGSIATFRPEKNAERFRASARRLAMPELPDEYFLGSLDILLEQDRAWVPSGEDRSLYLRPFMFSTEVGLGVRPADSYSYLLIASPAGPYFPQGVKPVSVWLCEDYVRAAPGGTGEAKCAGNYAASLVAQAEAIENGCDQVVWLDAAEHRWVEEMGGMNLFFVYGSGEDARLVTPPLSGALLPGITRDSLITLAADLGIPVEQRRINTEDWRNDATSGALSEVFACGTAAVITPVGEVKSAAGGWEIGAGEPGPVTMALRDALLNIQLGIAADPHGWVHRTA